One segment of Salvia splendens isolate huo1 chromosome 20, SspV2, whole genome shotgun sequence DNA contains the following:
- the LOC121781101 gene encoding protein S-acyltransferase 11-like: MDFATFSGRSTSDYDITQTEEDQLACASEDRETNCWGCGLRVSVAAHASVFKCGWCGAITKEHVVKNDSIRLRRWRDRCFVTVVISFMLFFICAGVWAVYPVIFSISYFCGVFHLAITVILSLCTLSSFCLSAFQPAGVPPIIIWGSYPAVGQGGLQNYAFCHYCSKPKSPLVHHCRSCGTCVLGMDHHCPFIGNCVGSANHRSFILFLLSTVISTIYIVIMTFYSALHVWPPVEHNRSLSRLSGFASPEFNFGVVKRNILAFLRSAVFLSARGVVLVYLFIASFSVGTGLSVLLWQQLSFIYVGKTYLSHLISVDNEEVTERDCQNLIRFFGFPSKTTAYLPSYWKSRKAHEK, encoded by the exons ATGGATTTTGCAACCTTCTCTGGCCGCAGCACCTCCGACTATGATATCACTCAGACG GAGGAAGATCAATTGGCATGTGCTAGCGAGGACCGTGAAACGAATTGTTGGGGTTGTGGGCTTCGTGTCAGTGTTGCTGCTCATGCATCAGTTTTTAAATGTGGCTGGTGCGGAGCTATAACTAAGGAACATGTGGTGAAAAATGATAGCATCCGATTGAGACGTTGGCGCGACCGTTGCTTTGTTACTGTCGTCATTTCATTTATGCTCTTCTTTATTT GTGCAGGCGTTTGGGCTGTTTACCCTGTCATCTTCTCCATTAGTTACTTCTGTGGTGTTTTCCACCTGGCAATTACAGTGATATTGTCGTTATGTACTTTATCTTCATTTTGCCTTTCGGCATTTCAACCTGCTGGTGTTCCACCTATTATAATCTGGGGTAGCTATCCAGCAGTGGGACAAGGTGGACTTCAGAACTACGCGTTCTGCCATTATTGTTCAAAGCCAAAATCACCTCTAGTGCACCATTGCCGTTCATGTGGGACGTGTGTATTGGGCATGGATCATCATTGCCCTTTT ATTGGCAACTGTGTTGGTTCCGCAAATCATCGGtcttttattctctttcttttatCAACAGTCATAAGTACAATTTATATTGTTATTATGACTTTTTATTCTGCACTTCACGTCTGGCCGCCTGTGGAGCATAATAGATCTCTAAGCAGATTGAGTGGGTTTGCTAGCCCTGAGTTTAATTTTGGAGTCGTAAAGAGAAATATTCTGGCTTTCTTGAGATCAGCGGTGTTTCTGTCTGCAAGAGGAGTTGTTCTTGTGTATCTATTTATTGCTAGTTTCTCAGTGGGAACTGGTTTGAGTGTGCTGTTGTGGCAGCAACTTAGTTTCATATATGTTGGAAAGACTTACTTGAGTCATCTAATTTCAGTTGACAATGAAGAAGTAACGGAAAGAGATTGCCAAAATCTTATACGATTTTTTGGTTTTCCGTCCAAGACAACAGCGTATTTGCCAAGTTATTGGAAGTCGAGGAAAGCTCACGAGAAGTGA
- the LOC121782056 gene encoding C2 and GRAM domain-containing protein At5g50170, whose translation MRIYVNLLQGRGVAVKNSYVKLKVGKQKSKTAVFRNSENPVWNEEFVFRVHDLNDELLVSVYKCDDHGHPFFHVSAAGELAGRVRIPVWRVAEDPNQTLPPTWFTLERPKNGKSLHNDSGELLLALSLHGRHQETSMSTSPESHNHLQGESRIQNGYASPPAPRKSNEGKHLMKALAGRLEKLFHNKDEAPRDETSSDLSTQSDNEDRVMETSSEDSTFEELIEQLLQSGNGNGEMPEDLRGGILLDQTYRVSPKDLNVVLFGPNSEFRRNLAELQGTSDMQEELWRWRLEREKSYLRRVVTYTKPASKLVKAVKATEEQTYVKADCSEFAVRVKVSTPDVPYGNTFNVELLYKIMPGVTSSSEGESARLVISWAVTFSQTTMMKGMIESGARQGLKESFEQFSTLLSQRFEVVKDVDTLDKDRVLATMETENQGDSDLGIHYFWNFTVVSTVFLLLHVVVHICLCQPSVIQGLEFEGLDLPDSFGELITSGILIIQLERVYSMVSHFVEAKLRRGSDHRVKGQGDGWVLTVALIEGSNLASTNPTEVPDPYVLLTCNGKTRTSSVKLQTLDPQWNEILEFDAIEEPPSVLDVEVYNFEGPFDQSYSLGHAEINFLKHTAAELADIWVPLDGKLAQTAQSKLHLRIFLDNNNGVETLRDYLASLEKEVGKKLSLRSPHRNSTFQKIFTLPSDEFLISDFSCSLKRKLPLQGRLFLSARIVGFYANLFGHKTRFFFLWEDIEDIQVLPPSLATVGSPSIVIILHKGRGLDSRHGAKVLDEQGRLHFYFHSFPSFNVASRTIMALWRTRTLEPDQKARIAEEQLQDDEDGNDVKPLLLEDTPSYLVAEDVKMTKVYSIELPLNPKSLMEMFDGGELEHKVMSMSGCLNYVTTTWEQATPGIQERRVNYRLSRRISNFGGEVTSTQQKSPLPDDNGWVVNEIMTLHDVPLSNHFRVQFRHQIERSSFMYNACKCDVYIGIVWLRNTIFESRITRNIIDKFTSRSEEILQLVEREALLTTK comes from the exons ATGAGGATCTATGTGAACCTGTTACAAGGCAGAGGTGTCGCAGTGAAGAACTCGTACGTGAAGTTGAAAGTCGGGAAGCAGAAATCGAAGACGGCCGTTTTCAGGAACTCGGAAAATCCGGTTTGGAATGAGGAATTCGTTTTCAGAGTGCACGATTTGAACGACGAGCTGCTTGTTTCCGTCTACAAATGCGACGATCACGGTCACCCCTTTTTTCATGTCTCCGCTGCTGGGGAGCTGGCGGGTCGGGTCAGGATTCCGGTTTGGCGGGTTGCGGAGGACCCGAATCAGACCTTGCCGCCGACTTGGTTTACGCTCGAGAGGCCTAAGAATGGAAAATCACTTCACAATGATTCTg GTGAACTTCTTCTCGCGCTATCCCTGCACGGTAGGCATCAGGAGACATCGATGTCGACGTCTCCGGAGAGTCATAATCACTTACAAGGGGAAAGTAGGATTCAAAACGGTTACGCATCCCCCCCTGCACCCAGAAAGTCGAACGAAGGGAAACATTTGATGAAGGCGCTTGCTGGTCGCTTGGAGAAACTCTTCCATAACAAGGACGAGGCACCGCGAGACGAAACTTCCTCTGACCTGTCTACGCAGTCTGATAACGAAGACCGTGTCATGGAGACCTCTTCAGAGGATTCCACTTTTGAGGAATTGATCGAGCAACTTCTGCAATCAGGAAACGGGAATGGAGAAATGCCAGAGGATCTGCGGGGAGGCATCCTTCTCGATCAAACTTACAGAGTGTCGCCAAAGGATCTTAACGTGGTTCTCTTTGGTCCGAATTCTGAGTTCCGCAGAAATTTGGCCGAGTTGCAAGGAACATCAGATATGCAGGAGGAATTGTGGAGGTGGAGGTTGGAAAGAGAAAAGTCGTATTTGAGAAGAGTCGTTACGTACACGAAACCAGCATCCAAGCTAGTTAAGGCCGTGAAAGCCACAGAAGAGCAAACCTATGTCAAAGCCGATTGTAGTGAATTCGCTGTTCGAGTTAAAGTGAGCACTCCAGATGTTCCATATGGTAACACTTTCAATGTTGAACTGCTGTATAAGATAATGCCGGGTGTCACGTCCTCTTCAGAAGGGGAATCTGCTCGTCTCGTTATTTCTTGGGCTGTAACTTTTAGTCAAACCACAATGATGAAGGGGATGATTGAAAGCGGAGCAAGACAAGGTTTGAAGGAAAGTTTCGAGCAATTCTCTACATTACTGTCTCAGAGGTTCGAAGTGGTAAAAGATGTGGATACATTAGACAAAGATCGTGTTTTGGCAACTATGGAGACTGAAAACCAAGGGGATTCAGATTTGGGAATCCATTACTTTTGGAATTTCACGGTGGTGTCAACCGTTTTCTTGTTGTTACACGTCGTTGTTCACATTTGCCTCTGCCAACCGAGCGTGATACAAGGACTGGAGTTTGAAGGGCTCGATTTACCTGACAGTTTTGGAGAACTTATCACCAGTGGCATATTGATCATTCAATTGGAGCGAGTTTATAGCATGGTTTCGCATTTTGTTGAAGCTAAACTTCGGAGAG GAAGTGATCATAGAGTCAAAGGTCAGGGAGATGGATGGGTTCTAACAGTAGCATTAATCGAGGGGTCAAATTTAGCTTCTACAAATCCAACCGAGGTTCCAGACCCTTACGTTTTGCTCACTTGTAATGGCAAAACACGAACTAGCTCGGTGAAGCTTCAAACTCTTGATCCTCAATGGAATG AGATACTTGAGTTTGACGCTATAGAAGAACCCCCGTCTGTGTTGGATGTTGAAGTTTATAACTTTGAAGGCCCATTCGACCAATCTTACTCACTCGGTCACGCTGAGATCAATTTCTTGAAGCACACAGCTGCGGAGCTTGCAGATATTTGGGTGCCTCTGGATGGAAAACTCGCTCAGACTGCTCAGTCGAAGCTGCACTTGAGGATCTTCTTGGACAATAATAACGGAGTCGAAACACTTAGAGATTATCTAGCAAGTTTGGAGAAGGAGGTTGGGAAAAAG TTGAGCCTACGTTCACCGCATAGGAATTCAACTTTTCAAAAGATCTTTACATTGCCTTCAGACGAATTTCTCATCAGTGATTTTTCTTGCTCGTTGAAGAGAAAGTTGCCATTGCAG GGCCGACTGTTCCTTTCTGCCAGAATCGTTGGATTCTATGCGAACTTGTTTGGGCACAAAACAAGATTCTTCTTCCTCTGGGAGGACATCGAAGATATTCAAGTCCTACCTCCTTCGCTTGCAACAGTAGGGAGCCCGTCGATCGTTATAATTCTGCACAAGGGTCGAGGTCTTGATTCTAGACACGGAGCCAAGGTTTTGGATGAGCAAGGGAGGCTGCACTTTTACTTCCATTCGTTCCCTTCGTTTAATGTTGCAAGCAG GACCATTATGGCCTTGTGGAGAACAAGAACACTCGAGCCTGATCAGAAGGCAAGAATCGCCGAGGAGCAACTGCAAGATGATGAGGATGGCAATGATGTGAAGCCTCTCCTGCTCGAAGACACGCCATCCTATTTGGTGGCCGAGGATGTGAAGATGACGAAGGTTTATTCGATAGAACTGCCTTTGAAC CCGAAATCGCTAATGGAAATGTTTGATGGAGGTGAGTTGGAACACAAAGTCATGAGCATGTCCGGGTGCCTCAACTATGTCACGACCACGTGGGAGCAAGCAACTCCCGGCATTCAAGAAAGACGCGTCAACTACAGGCTGAGCCGCCGTATCTCAAACTTTGGCGGGGAGGTGACTAGCACGCAGCAGAAGTCACCCTTGCCAGACGACAACGGATGGGTGGTGAACGAGATCATGACCCTCCACGACGTCCCCCTGAGCAATCACTTCAGA GTCCAGTTTCGACACCAAATCGAGAGATCTTCGTTCATGTATAATGCGTGCAAGTGTGATGTTTATATTGGGATTGTGTGGCTAAGAAACACCATTTTTGAGTCAAGAATTACTAGGAATATTATTGATAAGTTCACTAGTCGTTCAGAGGAAATATTGCAGTTGGTGGAGAGAGAGGCTTTGCTGACTACTAAATAG